The genomic region gaatcagtgtgtttttacatgagtagaatgtgtccttttatttaaaatgcatctctgggttatttgtggggcctgcctggtgtttttacatgagtagaatgtgtccctttatttaaaatgcatctctgggcttattgtggggaataggaattcattaattcccccccaaaaaaaatagtctggccccccacaaggtctgagggacagtggaccagccccctactgaaaagtttgctgacctctgtttTAGTGTGTGTGTCAGTATGTAGTTGTTATATATTCTGTGCACCCTACACAAGTGCCCCATCCCCAGTCCCATTCATTGGAGCGGTCAAGTGAGTGAATATGGACCCAAGTGATTCCAGCAcccattctttccatctttgtgtgGCATCTCCAGCCAGTGCCTACAGACTCTGCTTCATgtccaatcagtgcatatcctaCAACTTTTCATACTACAAAcattccagtgtgtgtgtgtgtgttgccctgTGTCTGCTGTGCTTTATTGTTGTTGAAATAACCAACAACAAAAACTGCAACAACAACTGCCCTTCACcacagcaggtcccagggcaggttacaaaaaacttaaaactgaaaattaaaaacagttaaaacagattgcAGTCACAAGAATAGGATGGAACCTGAAAGCACACATCTCATGAGTCAAAGACCAGGGTAAAAAATGTGCATCTGTAGTCCCTCCTGACAgcaataatataatatttttgaGGAAGGATCCCTGAACTGCTAACGAGGCAGAATAAAACCACCACTATTGCACTATCTTTGTGTCAATAGCATGTTGCATAATGCACTTGCCTGAGAACTCTGGCCTGGAGGGGCCCTTACACTCTGAAAAGCggaataacaccaaggttgcaggttcaatccccgtatgggatggctgcatattactgcattgcagggggttggactagatgaccctcaggggttaCCACCCATCTCTACAACTCTGATTCTGATTATCGAAACCAATTTATTGCCAGGTTTTGGCTTGAGCAGAGAAACGGGCCAGGTTTATATAGATGCAATTTCCAGTGATGTTTTCATTTACTCTCGTGGCCAGCTGTTCaaactgttttaaactggccccATTGCTTTATGGTTCCTCTGTTTTTAGATGTCACACAGGTGCTTTAGAAAAGACATTCCATCCAAGACAAGATGTGGGAACGGGGAGGCCTCTCTTAAGAAGGGGCTTTGCTACCTGTATTTAAGCACTTACAAATCATATATTGGGTTGTAGTccactaagtcctactcagagtagatacgttgaaatgaatgaaactgccagtcatgtccattaacttcaatgcacctactctgaataggactagcatTGTTTTAAATCCTCTGCTCAATTATCTCAGACAACCTTCTCGTCTAATCTGACGTTTGCGTTCAAAGTGGCTTGCAGCCCAAATATTCATGCCTGACCCTTTCTTAGCATGTGTGCCTGAGTTAGAGAAGCCACCATTGGAAGAGACTATCCACTTTTCACCGTTCTGTACCTGAAGggcaagggatgcgggtgacgctgtggtctaaaccactgggcctagggcttgccggtcagaaggtcggtggtttgaatccccgcgacggggtgagctcccattgtttggtcccagctcctgccaacctagcagtttgaaagcacatcaaagtgcaaatagataaataagtactgctccggcgggaaggtagacggcgtttccgtgcactgctctggttcgccagaagcagcttcgtcatgctggccacatgacccggaagctgtacgctggcttcctcggcctgtaaagcgagatgaatgccgcaaccccagagtcatctgcaactggacctaatggtcagggcccctttacctttactttacctgaaGGGCAAACACTTCTTTCCCTGGTACATCTCTGCATGAACAACAGCAGCTGTTACAAATGTTCCCACGGCAGTGCTTGGGAACTTCATGCTACAATTGCTAGGATGCTGTAACTTGGTCCCTTTACCCCCTGGGAAAATGACTAGCATTTGTGATTGAGCAAATTAAAATTCCCATTTTCTGACCACATAAAATCCTCTAAAACAGAGCTCCTACATGCTCTGTCCAGGATGTGGGTTTCCTTCCTTTAGGACAAGTATGAgtgacctgtgaccctccagatgttggagggCTActactcacatcagccccagccagcatgggcaatggtcagagatggtggcaGCTTCCGTGAagcttttgaagcagaggttggaaggccatcagTCACGGATTATTTACctgtgattcctgtgttgcaaggatttggactaaatgactcttggggtcccctccaactctacaattctatgattctgcagcaacatctggaaagccacggGTTCTCCACCCATGCATTAGAGCTCTGCCAAAGGCAGAGGGCTCGTCTGCACTTCCGCTTGTCCAGTGCGTGAACGTTTTTGCTTCCGATTCCTTTCCTACAGCCTTGCAGGGATTGTTtgaaaaagaaggggaaggaaccatagctcagtggtgaagcACATGATGTTGCAAAAGCAATCAAATCTGGAAGCTTGGGAGCAGATTTCTGCTTCTTGAAGCGGTGGGAGACCTTAGGCCCAGGGAccacatgtggccctcaagccttctctacctggcccttggaaTCCTTTATTCTCCTGCTTTGTACCCCCAGTTTTTCATTGACTGGAATGTGCATCAATTTCTGGCGCATGTGCTCAGAAGGAAGGGGCACAGAGGGTCAACAGAACCCACTGAACCTTGCCTCCAATGCTGCCAGGTGCCCACGCACAAGGCTTGGAGGATTCCTGGAGCCCGCATACCAGCTTAGCCCTGGTCACCCATGCAGGGAGGAACCTGGCGAGCCAACGCAGCCCTTGGCAGGCAAATCCCACACCCTCCGATGATGGCCAGGCAGACATTCAGCAAGAGGGCTGGGGATGCGGCGGGCAGAGCAGGACGGGGGATCCCTGCATGGGGGCACCTCGTCATAGCCCCTAAAATTATGTGCCCAGGGCTGTGGTCCCCCTGCCCCCATCACACTATGCCCCTGACCCAGGCTACATCTGGAGGGAGGAAACACAACACATCTGCTGAATGTTGCCCTGCTCCAGAGCTCTGCCTTGCCAACAGAGTAGACCCAGCCAGCCTTCCCGGAGAGGAAAATTGCAACCCTTCCTCAACACCCATCACTCAGGGCACAGATATCCACAATCAGCTGATAATAGCACACATACTCCCATCTCTCTTGGCATCAGGCAACTGAAGGAATGGTCCTTGAATGAGATAGAATTTTCTTGTTCGCTCTTGTTCATTCTGTGGCTGAGCAGACTTCCCATGAAGTGAAATGAAACACGTTCCATCTTCACTCTAGTGTGGCTCCAGGCAACGGGTTTGTCAAATTTTACAATTCTCCCGTATCTAGGCTCTCCTTACAAACCCAACTGTGAAGTTCGTGGCAGTTACACTCGCTCCAATTTTTTTCTCTAGATGAAGGAATAATGGAAGCACAATCTTCCTCTGAGTCTCCATAGTTCTCCCAGCTGTTGGGATTGCCAGCAGACCAGTACCTGGGGGTGCAGGAGGGCTTGTATTATAAAATCGGGGGAAAAAGGCTGAGCCTAACAAAGCTAGGGCTGctatatgtccagattttcctggacacatcctctttttcatggttaATTCTTTtgtccaggtggattttttaaaatttgcaaaatgtccatgtttttggtttttaattcccccccccccgaagtttaGCCAAAGCATTGCAACTGGCAACCCAACTGAGCGCTAGGTGTGGCTTCCACGAACTGACCAATCACGAACTGAGGTAGCTCAGATCTGGAACAGGACAGGTGCGTGACACacacccccaacataaatcctgtctATGCCCATATTGTGGCAGGCAAGTGTACATTTCTTCTACACCTGATCTTTGTGTTATGTCCACTCCCTGTGGAGGAGCCATGTAGACTTTGAAGGAGACAGTAAAGTGGTGCTCCTAGGGAGGTAATGCTCAGATCTCCCATCCACAACCCTCCCCAGCAAAGAACACTCTCATTTGTGCCAATGAGGTCCTACAGGAAATTCTAAAGGTAACTTCTCTCTTGCTGGGGCCTGAGCACTTAGGACCGGCACCCCAAATGAAGGGGACCCTAAGTTCTGCTACAGAGTTTGCAACAAATGGTGCAGTCGTCTCAGACATGCAGAAGCATCACCTCCTGGGGTATGTTTTTGTAAACTCACTGTGTTATTAATCTGGAGCCATCTGTCCACTCCCAGTTGCCTTCCTCACTTTCATCTGTTAGGCCAATCCAGGCAGGAGTGGTGAGTTGAGAAGTGATGTAGGTCTGCAGAAAGAGGGAGCTGGAATTCAGCATCATGTCAATAAAGAGATACAAGCATTCCTGGGCTTCCATATGTCCTTTGCTCCATGATGTCTTTTTCATAATCCTTGACACGTAAACCCACGTTATGTGCTAAGCAGTTAAATGGGCTACATGACCTTCATGAACAATTAACACCACTTGCACATCCATCACCAAATCTCGGAATTGCCAAAAAATTAGGGGGAATGTTCTAGGGCatagataggcaaactaaggcctgggggacggatccggcccaatcaccttctgccaatcctgccaatggacggtccaggaatcagtgtgtttttacatgagtagaatgtgtgcttttatttaaaatgcatctctgggttatttgtggggcataggaattcgttcattatttttttccaaaatatagtctggcctcccacaaggtctgagggacagtggattggccccctgctgaaaaagtttgctgacccctgctctagggtgCCCAAGCAATGAGGCCCCACCATCACCTGCTGGGATTCACCATCACTTCATGTGCAAATGGGATCGTGCTCAAAACCACATTCTTTTGTGGTGACACATTTCAGGACAGGATCTCTGGCAGACCAGGGTTTGTGGTGTATGGAGAGGAAGAAGGTACAGCAGTATTTGCAAGAGGTCCTGAAGTATTTGCATGTGACAGTTAAAAGACAGTCAGAAAAATACAGGCATTGGAGAAGATGCTAATAAACCCCAAACagcaagagagaaagaagaacaaTATATATATTGTTCAGTATACATGAGGTATaacagtatccctgaaggagcatctccacccccatcattcagtctgggcactgaggtcctcttctgataatcttctggtggttccctccctgtgagaagtgaagctacagggaaccaggcagagggccttcttggtagtggtgcccaccctgtggaatgccctcccatcagatgtcaaggaaataaacaactatctgacttatagaagacatctgaaagcagccctgttaagggaagtttttaatgtttggtatttcattgtttttaatattctgttgggagctgcccagagtggcaggggaataaattattattattattattattattattattattattattattattattattattatttaacctgTTCTTCATCAGTCAGGATGGAGGCCAAATGGGCATCTCTGGACATGCAGAAGTTCTCGGCATCATACCAGGTCTTTTTCCCTTTTGAAACATAGTAGAGATTCTTCCCAAAAAGCTTCCAGCCACCAGAAGACTTTGCACCTTTCTTGAAGAGGTTTTCTAGGAGGAATTAATGCAAAGAATTTAACATACCTGGCACTGTGCTGCATGTAGAGTAAGGACAGTTCTGCGATTTGGGGAAGAGTCACCCTCTCAGCCTGGTTTACCTCAAAACATTTTGCTTGGGGAATGGACTCAGTCGGTTGACCCAACACATGCTTTGAGCTTTTAGGAGGAAGGAAATGACCCCCAAGACAATAAACATTGTCTCAAAGTGTTCTCATTGGAAAGGTTCAGGTGGGAAGATTTTGATCAAACTTGAGAGGCACTTATAATCATTGTCTATGAGGCTGGTGATGGTCATGACCCAGGATATTGATTCAGAATCCTCAGCATTAGAAGACTCTATCCCAGAAAGAGTTTAAAGACCGGTGGAAACACATTCCCTAGAGCTCTTGTGTTGGGGAATTGCTGAAGAACCCTCTCCTGCGGCAGCAGTGATAAGAACACGAGCCCCATGCTTCAACTTGTagtaatgaaataaagaaaaccatATCATATAAGGTTTTGACCTACTGAGCATGCCTGGACTGTAGTCAAACTATGCTCAGTAACTGGAATGAaatactatacagtcatacctcgggttacagacgcttcaggttgcgtttcttcgggttacagacctgccgaaacccggaagtactggaacaggttatttctgggtttcggtggttgtgcatgcgcagaaacactaaattttgctttgcgcatgcacagaatcaCCGAATCGCagcccacacatgcgcagacgcagcgctgcaggatgcaaatgctgcaggttgcgaatgtgcatcccgcacggatcacgttcgcaacccgagcatccactgtactgagGTGAAATCTAATCCTGCAATAAAAGTCTAGCAGACCATGGGGGAGCTCCTTTGTTTAAAATGGTAGTCAGCACGCATGCTCACACTGTTTGTAATTTGGACTGCTCATAGGGagacagctgtggggagggaAACTATTGGATAGGAAATTTAAACTTAATGGAATGTGTGGAATTTGTGCCAAATGTATAAAACTGTTTGGAACGCTTTGTCCGGGGCCAGTTAATTTGGGGAAACATCCCTGCTGGTCCTTTCTGCacagaaataaaatacaaatacgaCTCCTTCGCCACCCACTGACTCATGTGATTTTTGGTATATCAACAAGACAGGGCAAGCTTTGATTGCAACAACCTGACCCAGTTCAGATTACTGAACACCACGGCCTGCTCACTGGAAGCTTCTAGAATCCCATGTCTATCATCACGCTGTTTTCAGAGAAGGCACACTCCCAATTTCAGCTGCTTGGCACTGAGCAGGAGCCCTGCCTTTCAAGGATCAACCAGGAGCTCACTTTAAGTTTCTGGTATTGTGTATGACATCAGCTGTGAGGCAGGTGGAAGTTGTTTGTGGAAAATGACCTCATTGGGACCCATCTCAGCCCTTATCAATGaagaccttttttatttcagcaggcatcttACTGATTTTAAAGCTAATTTTAACTATTTTTACCTCTATCGTATCAATATTATAACCTTTTTGTAGCCTGCTTAGAGACTAcagtggatgctttagttgagattcctcgagtccccttccaactctacagttctatgattctaagcagtaTATATATTGTTGAAATAAACAGGCCTGTGGGTCAGAGGTTCCCCGTTACTGGTTTAGAGAATTTATGTCAAACCAAAACCTTGAATATTAAATAGACTCTAAAAGAGTTACCCTGGCTGCTTGAGCTATATGATCTTTGGTGGCTGCATGTGAGACTAGCTGTAACCTTTGAACCACCTTGAAGgacagcccatagctgtcaacttacagatttgaaaataagggaccagcagccttgaaaataagggatcagcagccaaaataagggattttccgggcacaggtacgttcaacttctgagcccctccgagccaaaggcagaaagcccagccagcagccaaacgaagcctcaagcggtggttcacacagcgcagcaacccggcaaaggggatgcagcaagggaaaccaccgtcacctctccgctgggaagcgctgagcaaaggcgagtccccaggcaacgcggccgatttgatcagcacaaggcatgcaagctccaccccccagtcattcttagactccttattgggtgagcaacgcagccaagcaacacagttggagcctccctcctacctggccagcagggagggagggagaggagctgcttcctttgaaacccgggaaatttaagggacatcatcaatccaggacagcagcgggacacagcgctgggataagggagtttcccaccaaataagggacggttgacagctatgggacagCCCCACATTGAACACATTGAAAAAGTCTGTCCTGGAGGTTATTAGGGGGTGAACCATCCCCATCCTGGAACAACCAGACTCCACACAACTGAAGACATCTGAGCTTCTGGTAACAAGCTGGTTTCTAATAGTATCCCGAGACTACAGACCTAATCCATCCCAGGGGTGGAGGGGCATACATTCAGAACAGGCCGCCTACTCAATTCCCAGATTGAGGAACTATCATCCCATAGCACCTTCATCTTCCCAAAATTCAGCCTCCATTTACTGGTCGCTATCCATCTAGCCCATCACTGTCTTCAAACACTAATCAAGCGCATGCGCTTCTCCACCTGACTCAGATGACAAGGATaaatagagctgggtatcatcagcaGACCGGTAACACCATGACCCTAATCCCCTAAAGACCTCGCCCAACAACCTCAATGTTAAGCactgttgttttctgctagctaacacatgagtgtttaaccttagatcaggtgacaaaggtatttgGCTGAAAATCTTCATTttgaaagggagttgcctttAGTCTTCATTTCTAGATCTCTGAGGAAGTAAGGGTGTTTAAATGTCTCTGCAGGAAATCAACTCCAGGCAAAATGGAGGCCATAAGGAGagagaccttttaaaaaatagttatgtTTGGAGTTATATTTTATTTCTACGATGCTTGGTCTGTGCTGCACAGCACAATATATTAATGGAATTATGAGGGTGTATCTTTGATGCTTTTTATCTGTTTTAAAGacagttctgcaagtaaagtttttgaataaTATCTAATGGGTCTGGGCAAAaagagtcagtttttatgcatccggtcacttcaaactgcacaatgtTAATATCTGCAATATAACCCACAGTATCACATTTCAGCTCATCTAAGTTTCCTCGCCTTTATATTCCCAAAATGTGCCATGGCACCATATTGAGGGTTGAAGGCACTTACGGTACTTTACTTTCCGCTCATTGTAGAGGTTTTCGGCATCTGCTATGTGCTGTGGCAGGTTCGTGACTTCTTCAGCTACCTTCATGGCTGAAAGCATCCCCAAACTTAGATGAGGGTTTCTTTTCTCCCACCCAACACTTCCATTTATTTAAATAACTGTCTCCCACCTTCCTATCTCacccaaggaaacaaacaaatcaagtgtaaaaaaaacccaaagctaaAACAGTTGATAGCATAAGAACATTAGCAAAAACCCAAAATAGCCTCCAAAATCAAAATAAGGACCCCCAGAGTGGATGGgtcaacctagccagatgggcgaggtacaaataataaaattggtggtggtggtggtttttaagGTGAACAAATAAGTTCTTCAGCAGTTCTGAAGTCATAGACCAATCAGAATCATGTGTCAGAGGATGATACTTTAGATATTCACCTTATTCCTTATTAAGATCATTAGACAAAGACTAGAAAATATGAGAGTGTGATTCCTACCCCCAAATATGAACAGAGTTTGCACTGATTTCACCTTGCTGTCTAAATATTACAGATACAATTTCTCTACCTGGACTAAATCTGCATCTGCCCTGTTTCTATCCACAACATGCAGAAAGCTGAAGGAAAAGATGGTTATCCTAAAGAAGATAGTTCACTGCATCCACCAATAATCAGCACTAAGGACTAGAATCCTGAAGCAGAGCCAAAGCACAGGAAGGAAGGAGCCGGTATACAGATGTAGAGCTCATCCACACATCCATGTGAGTCGTGCCTAGAAAACACTGCTCTGAATGTTTTTTTCCGCTTGGGTCCAAGCAATTTTGCCTTTggcccaccactttcccccaggaaaccCACTCTAGTGCTAAATCGGtgcaaacatcaatctggagaaaaccagattgacgtttgctctgattcagtggcaaACAGCCAGTTTCCCTTGGGGGGAAATGGCGAagcaagtggaagtgtgggtgagccctcaTTCAAAAGATCAGTATGAAGTAAGCAGCACACAAAACACTACCAAGCCATTCTACGTTCTAAAgcttatattaataatccaaaattTGAGAGAACAAggtacaagatctactacagaagccacaaatagaaaactcattcaaattgtgtccaaaacGAAGATTCAGATTCAGAGTCTTGGGCTTCTTCAGTAAATTCTCTCTCACagttttgatatacagtggtacctcaggttaagtacttaattcgttctgaggtccgtacttaacctgaaactgttcttaacctgaagcaccactttagctaatggggcctcctgctgctgccgcaacaccggagcatgatttttgttctcatcctgaagcaaagttctcaacccaaggtacaatttctgggttagcagagtctgtaacctgaagcgtatgtaacctgaagcgtatgtaacctgaggtaccactgtatttataaacaTTCAAGTCCATATGTTACATTCCTTCTTGGCTTAAGCTACAAATTTTAGTTTCTTTCTTCAGGAAATTCTCCCTTTTGGTGTATTTACATACATTGGCTTAGCAAATGAATAAATGTTTAAGTCAAGAAAGAACTTAGCATATGAAGTTGAATGTATGTAAATACACCAAAATCTCGAGGGAGAATTTCCTGAAGAAACTAAATTTTGTAGCTTAAGCCAAGAAGGAATGTAACATATGGACTTGAATGTCTATAAACATATCAAAACCGAATTTACTGAAGAAGCCCAAGACTCTTCAAGGGCGAAACAGGTGACCAACGCCAGCACCCTGTCTAACTCTCATGCGTAACATCACCAACACTTTGTTTGATCAAACTTACCTTTGTTGAtatctacaggagcctggctaaaggaactttaaagactgaattttccttttggacacaatctgaatgagttttctgtttgtggcttctgtagtagatcttgtaccttgttctctcaatttttggattattgaTATAAgaacgtagaatggtttggtagtgttttgtgtgccgcttatgtgctgcttacttcaTACTGGTCTACTACGAGAATTGGCAGCATACGTTCATTTCTTCAGTATTCATTCCAAAGGTGGCTTCCATATTTCCTATTGATGGAAGGTGAGATCCTAAGCTTCTTTTAAGTTTGTACTGGATGTCTTGTGGCATAGTTCCCACACAGCCAGGTCAAGATGTTCAGTGTTCTTTCTAGGTTCTCTTGTTCTCTATCTTCTGTTGGGGCtttgtgggggggcagggggtgttcTAAAACAACCAGAAACAGATGATTATTGTCCTTCCACTTACGATTTTCAGTCATGAGATCGTTATTTCTTAGCCCAGTTGCCATTGCAGTCCTCAGTTTGTCCATTGGCTGATCAAGTGGGCTCTCCTTTTCTTTATTCATCTTATAAACTAAAGGCATTGAAACAAATGCAGGTAATTTTAATGTGAAGCTGTTAAAAGCTTACACCTAAATAACCTTTCCCCATCTCCCTGCATACacacatcccccccaaaaagtgaAGATACCTTCTTCAGAGTTTGCTTCACTATGCCCAGGACTGcctaagtgaggttacagggaaccaggcagagggccttctcagtggtggcacctgccctgtggaacgccctcccatcgaggaaataaacaactatctgatttttagaagacatctgaaggcagccctgtacagggaagtttttaatgtttgatgttttatcgcgtttttaatattctgctgggagctgcccagagtggctggggaaacccagccagatgggcgggatataaatagtacattgttgttgttgttgttacacagGGAGAAAGGTCTCAAACAGGGATCTTTACCCAATATCCTTTTAAAAAGaccttttttaattaaataaataaatagaatttatATACGACGTGATTGTCACCAAACACTTTAGTGGTTTGCAATAAATGTTAAGA from Podarcis raffonei isolate rPodRaf1 chromosome 9, rPodRaf1.pri, whole genome shotgun sequence harbors:
- the LOC128420563 gene encoding CD209 antigen-like protein C, yielding MAPKPAAAAAAPTPPAAGAAPPAGAAAAKGKPGAAPPTKPKPRWRIPLKVGWIFLGIFAFICFCVLVTTAFLFYKMNKEKESPLDQPMDKLRTAMATGLRNNDLMTENPMKVAEEVTNLPQHIADAENLYNERKVKYQNLFKKGAKSSGGWKLFGKNLYYVSKGKKTWYDAENFCMSRDAHLASILTDEEQTYITSQLTTPAWIGLTDESEEGNWEWTDGSRLITQYWSAGNPNSWENYGDSEEDCASIIPSSREKNWSECNCHELHSWVCKESLDTGEL